One genomic segment of Kordiimonas sp. SCSIO 12603 includes these proteins:
- a CDS encoding efflux RND transporter periplasmic adaptor subunit has product MPDIEHLGVRYRTVKCCFLQGKTIKPIKIKELISGTRFADYLVQNQMARPKIMRIENMATGLENDSETIVNKAPNTSVSGQGMDRAVSEKKKSNRYTYAVLGAVLLLGGYWVAQESITSGKSIKLERHQVIISEVKQGVFEDVIPVRARVTPLKTVFLDAIEGGRVERVLVEDGAVVEKGALIAELSNTSLQLQVMGNEALVTEQLNNLRTIELQLAQNRLSHKRNLAEFDYQILKLTRQAVREGKLIKTSAVSSSQLENTQDELAYNIERRKLTLESQATDARIQEQQLSYLKSRAEQLERNLKFAHQNLEALSIKAPVSGKISGFDIEVGQSISRGGRLGQIDDPSRYKLVAHIDEFYLGRVDIGQRVEFDRDGVSYNLQISKIYPQVNNGQFEVDMTFADEQAEGIRRGQSLQTRLMLGEATIGLLIPNGAFYQDTGGNWVFVVTSDGAVAVKRSVKLGRRNSRFIEVLEGLEEGERVVTSPYTNYTDMDRLKLN; this is encoded by the coding sequence ATGCCCGATATCGAACACTTAGGTGTACGATATCGAACAGTTAAATGTTGTTTTTTGCAAGGAAAAACTATAAAGCCCATTAAAATCAAGGAGTTAATTTCTGGCACGCGCTTTGCTGATTATCTAGTGCAAAATCAAATGGCGAGACCAAAAATAATGAGAATAGAAAATATGGCAACCGGGCTCGAGAACGACAGCGAGACTATAGTAAATAAGGCGCCCAATACCTCTGTTTCCGGTCAGGGGATGGATCGGGCCGTAAGCGAAAAAAAGAAATCAAACCGATATACTTATGCCGTTTTAGGCGCTGTTTTATTGCTGGGCGGTTATTGGGTGGCACAGGAAAGTATCACCTCAGGTAAATCAATAAAACTTGAGCGACATCAGGTAATAATTTCGGAAGTAAAGCAAGGTGTATTTGAAGACGTTATACCCGTTCGTGCTCGTGTAACTCCGTTAAAGACAGTTTTTCTAGATGCTATAGAAGGCGGCAGGGTGGAACGTGTTCTTGTTGAAGATGGCGCAGTTGTTGAAAAAGGCGCCCTGATAGCTGAATTATCTAATACTAGTTTACAGCTGCAGGTAATGGGTAATGAAGCATTGGTAACAGAACAGCTCAATAACTTGAGAACCATCGAACTCCAGCTTGCACAAAACAGACTGTCCCACAAAAGAAATCTCGCTGAGTTTGACTACCAAATACTCAAATTAACACGTCAGGCGGTGCGAGAGGGAAAGCTAATTAAAACCAGTGCCGTTTCATCAAGTCAGTTGGAAAATACGCAAGATGAGTTGGCTTACAATATTGAAAGAAGAAAGCTGACCCTTGAAAGTCAAGCCACAGATGCACGTATTCAGGAACAGCAGTTGAGTTACTTAAAATCAAGAGCAGAACAACTTGAAAGAAACCTGAAGTTTGCGCATCAAAACCTTGAAGCTTTAAGTATAAAAGCACCGGTTTCGGGCAAAATTTCCGGCTTTGATATTGAAGTTGGCCAAAGCATCAGTCGTGGTGGACGTCTCGGACAAATCGATGATCCGTCTAGATACAAACTAGTTGCACATATTGATGAATTTTACTTGGGCCGTGTGGATATCGGTCAAAGAGTAGAATTTGACCGAGATGGGGTATCTTATAACCTACAGATTTCGAAAATATATCCCCAGGTAAATAATGGTCAGTTTGAAGTTGATATGACCTTCGCTGATGAACAAGCCGAAGGTATTCGCCGCGGGCAAAGCCTGCAAACCCGTCTAATGCTGGGCGAGGCAACTATAGGCTTGTTGATACCGAACGGGGCTTTTTATCAGGATACAGGTGGAAATTGGGTGTTCGTCGTTACCAGTGATGGTGCAGTGGCTGTGAAAAGATCTGTGAAGCTTGGACGGCGCAACAGCCGATTTATAGAAGTTCTTGAGGGTCTTGAGGAAGGTGAGCGCGTGGTTACATCACCATATACGAATTACACCGACATGGACCGCCTGAAATTAAACTGA
- a CDS encoding ABC transporter ATP-binding protein, which yields MLQLNNLSKIYRTSEVETTALDNVNIEISSGEFAAIMGPSGCGKSTLLNIIGMLDTPSSGEYLFMGENIAGYSEALLSNIRKRNIGFIFQSFNLIDELTVSENIELALLYHSIPISERRDRVATVMDKVGIAHRAGHMPSQLSGGQQQRVAVARAVVGDQAMILADEPTGNLDSSHGQEVMEMLQALNEEGTTIVMVTHSPSHADFARRTINLFDGQVVAENIRAA from the coding sequence ATGTTGCAGCTTAATAATTTGTCAAAGATTTATAGAACATCTGAGGTTGAAACTACGGCTCTCGATAACGTAAATATCGAAATATCATCAGGGGAATTTGCCGCTATTATGGGGCCGTCAGGTTGCGGTAAATCTACACTACTTAATATCATAGGAATGTTAGATACACCAAGCTCGGGAGAGTATCTCTTTATGGGCGAAAACATAGCTGGGTATTCAGAAGCATTACTGAGCAATATCCGTAAACGTAATATCGGATTTATCTTCCAGTCATTTAATTTGATTGATGAATTAACTGTTTCCGAAAACATAGAACTGGCTCTTTTGTATCACAGTATTCCCATTAGCGAACGGCGTGACCGGGTTGCGACCGTGATGGATAAGGTGGGTATAGCTCACCGTGCAGGGCATATGCCGTCGCAGCTTTCAGGTGGGCAGCAACAGCGCGTGGCTGTTGCCCGCGCAGTCGTGGGTGATCAAGCGATGATTCTGGCTGATGAACCGACAGGAAATCTGGATAGTTCACATGGTCAGGAGGTTATGGAAATGCTACAGGCTTTAAATGAAGAGGGGACAACAATTGTTATGGTTACACACAGCCCTTCGCATGCCGATTTTGCCCGCCGTACCATCAATTTATTTGATGGGCAGGTAGTAGCTGAAAATATTCGCGCTGCATAA